Proteins encoded by one window of Panicum virgatum strain AP13 chromosome 7N, P.virgatum_v5, whole genome shotgun sequence:
- the LOC120680873 gene encoding uncharacterized protein LOC120680873, whose product MTFVLSFLTTYISSWDDDKKDADDGGDFLDKTGDNPIGILIVVILIQFLRAKADLAAQAVAAVASPATADDDVDSLKIRPSTESFINTFWVAGLVIYYIFRNDNNGELQIATILFLPLWAVGACRTVLRFAAFQKTTGSFAFGRNAQLIDGYMIQLLQGGSCFETAVPRLIVTGERKQEVEESPVGYRIKLSALQDQQSRLVTLDQVWSESGNGNNHLLPKHKDLCISFSLFKCLRRRFAGYRLTAEAGSSWAFRFFHDGLLGQDPEHHHQRIFQVIGEELSFASDFFFSPLPLASLGTTAAAFHFFFSLLILPMLSFLALALVIVAISSSETPIYWLALILAVFNVVTEIWEMVTSVLSNWTKISIIAHYIRCKNHCARRFLLCLLKCRHPRFWKDRIQQTELLTPMLFGARPWARLFKRLYLRYRPRTKIDDAVKEAIFRAFRASGGQLREGTAAVRRRYGCQAFHHGNDITWACRDGGGDLALATTTDAILVWHIATRIFSLKFSSPAGPSSSSSSTQPADKVVACNLSCYCMYLVAAAPDNSAWIKRRYKAVKNDVEKVLKRSGVVPEPDMYGYLVDSFGSEHSQCHDVLKKGSRLGKQLVEEAETSRPAGEIWELLSELWSEMVLYLAPSDNVRGHIEGLQHGGELITLLWRCCCTPPAGHPSSMPRHACLCRQEIKTYRVTLSLCKYAKTSISNQSLVLRQLSYFNLPVCCYHSDEGDQI is encoded by the coding sequence ATGACCTTTGTCCTGTCCTTCTTGACCACCTATATTTCATCCTGGGATGACGACAAGAAGGAtgccgacgacggcggcgacttCCTGGACAAGACCGGCGACAACCCCATTGGCATTCTGATAGTGGTCATCCTCATCCAGTTTCTCCGGGCAAAGGCCGACTTGGCAGCCCAGGCCGTGGCTGCGGTCGCCTCTCCTGCGACCGCCGACGACGATGTCGACAGCTTGAAGATCCGGCCATCCACAGAGAGCTTCATCAACACCTTCTGGGTGGCGGGTCTTGTAATCTACTACATCTTCCGCAACGATAACAATGGAGAATTGCAAATTGCGACGATTCTCTTCTTGCCTCTGTGGGCAGTTGGTGCTTGCAGGACGGTGCTCAGGTTCGCTGCCTTCCAGAAGACGACGGGCTCCTTTGCGTTCGGCCGCAACGCGCAGCTTATCGATGGCTACATGATTCAGCTCCTGCAAGGTGGCAGCTGCTTCGAGACGGCAGTACCCCGTCTCATTGTGACGGGCGAAAGGAAgcaggaggtggaagaaagCCCGGTAGGGTACCGTATCAAGCTCTCGGCTCTGCAGGATCAGCAAAGCAGGCTGGTCACACTGGACCAGGTCTGGTCTGAGAGCGGCAATGGCAACAACCATCTCCTACCAAAGCACAAGGATCTCTGCATCTCCTTCTCTCTGTTCAAGTGCCTGCGAAGGCGGTTCGCAGGCTACCGGCTCACCGCCGAGGCCGGCTCTAGCTGGGCGTTCCGGTTTTTCCACGATGGTCTTCTCGGCCAGGACCCGGAACACCATCACCAGAGGATCTTTCAGGTGATCGGCGAAGAGCTCTCCTTCGCCAGCGacttcttcttctctcctctccctttgGCCTCCTTGGGCACCACGGCTGCGGCTTTccacttcttcttctccttgctcaTTCTGCCCATGCTTTCCTTCCTAGCATTGGCCCTTGTCATCGTTGCCATTTCCTCTAGTGAGACCCCCATATACTGGCTTGCCCTTATTCTTGCTGTTTTCAATGTGGTCACCGAGATTTGGGAGATGGTCACTAGCGTGCTCTCCAACTGGACCAAGATCAGCATAATTGCCCACTACATCAGGTGCAAGAACCATTGCGCCCGCAGATTCTTGCTCTGTCTGCTGAAATGCAGACATCCACGGTTCTGGAAGGATAGGATCCAGCAGACCGAGCTGCTAACGCCGATGCTCTTCGGCGCGCGTCCATGGGCTCGCCTCTTCAAACGGCTCTACCTCCGGTATAGGCCCAGGACAAAGATCGACGACGCTGTGAAGGAGGCCATCTTCAGAGCATTCAGGGCCAGCGGCGGGCAGCTGAGGGAGGGAACGGCCGCGGTGAGGCGACGCTACGGCTGCCAAGCGTTCCACCATGGCAATGACATAACCTGGGCATGCCGTGACGGCGGTGGCGACTTGGccttggccaccaccaccgATGCCATCCTTGTGTGGCACATCGCCACAAGAATCTTCTCTCTCAAATTTTCCTCGCCTGCcggtccttcctcttcttcttcctcgacgCAACCGGCGGACAAGGTCGTTGCCTGTAACTTGTCGTGCTACTGCATGTACCTGGTGGCCGCGGCGCCGGACAACTCTGCGTGGATCAAACGCCGCTACAAGGCTGTGAAGAACGACGTCGAGAAGGTGTTGAAGCGCAGTGGCGTTGTGCCTGAACCAGACATGTATGGATACCTGGTCGATTCCTTCGGCAGCGAGCACTCCCAGTGCCATGATGTGCTCAAGAAAGGCTCAAGGCTCGGAAAGCAGCTGGTGGAGGAGGCTGAAACAAGCAGGCCGGCAggagagatatgggagctgctGTCGGAGTTGTGGTCGGAGATGGTGCTCTACCTCGCACCGTCCGACAACGTCAGGGGCCACATCGAGGGCCtgcagcacggcggcgagctcaTCACGCTGctgtggcgctgctgctgcacgcCACCAGCAGGCCACCCGAGTTCAATGCCACGGCATGCGTGCTTGTGTCGACAGGAGATCAAGACTTACAGAGTAACACTTAGTCTGTGCAAATATGCTAAAACCTCGATAAGTAATCAATCCTTGGTTTTGCGTCAGCTCAGTTACTTTAATTTGCCGGTGTGCTGTTATCATAGCGACGAGGGAGATCAGATCTGA